GGTGCACTGCCCTTCATACTCTGATGCCATCCCGACAGGTCCCTCCaaacaagtctccatgcagaccATCTTTCCAAGTAACTCGTGACAAGATCCATCAACTTGCTAGGCtttgtgggcatccccttggtctcGGGTTGCCTAGCGGgtgggtaagcttggagggaacccgctacccgcgtccgctatggccactcgtattagataacgtgtttgttcttgccgctgACCTGTTAGGcaacccgctaccctctaccctcccggCAAACCgcatgcagtgtggccgcacccttacAGACACTACCCTGTTGACTCTTGGGTACCATGTCACATGCCCATATAGCTTAAGTTAGTGTCAATGGACTATACAGATAATAATAGGCCTCTCAGTTCACTCCCAGAGTAATTATCAACTTGACGAAAAGTAATTCCAGCTAGACAATTATTATCAAAGACATCATTTGCCTCTTAAGTGCCTGGGTCAATAAAAAGAAACCACAAAAttcaagtaacacacacacacacacacacacacacacacacacacacacacacacacacacacacacacaccttggccacATAGTTCTGCTCGGGGGGTATGGCACCACACAGGGGGGGCGGCTTCTCCCCAAAGTTGCCAATCCACAGCGGGAGCGTCTGGGCACAATTGAGCAGCATCTTCATGAGGGCGCCGCGTCGAATGGTCTCCTTGTTCCCAGAGTTTTTGGCCTGAAGTCAATAACATATTAATCATTTTATAGTTAGTTTTCCTTTTCCACATGCATCTGTAAGATAAACACTAATTATATAATTTGCATTATTAAGCAAACAAAAACAACTAAAATATTATATGTAGTAGTACATGACCTTTGAAATATTATTACTTCACTAAAGTAGGACATCTGTGTATTGTTTCTGAAGTTTAATTTACTCCAAGTAGGAGGAACAACACTAAAGAGGGAATCAAATGGACTTGTCATAATAAAATCAAAGTAGTGTTTAATATATTGAGGGACTATGAATAGCAGGACACTGTAAGGTTACCACTGAGAGCCAGGGTTCAACCCCACTACCAATGAGTGGATGTCAGGGCAGTAAACCTCACTCGCTGGGGTGTTCAGTACAGGCTGCAGAAGTGGCACCACTGAGAGCCAGGGTTCAAGCCCACTACCACTGAGAGCCAGGGTTCAAGCCCACTACCACTGAGAGCCAGGGTTCAAGCCCACTACCACTGTTacaaaagtaaagcaaaagaggtggccgaaaggaagatcaaatacaggaggagaggtgtcctgatacccgcAGTAACCTTTTGGCCCATCAGTGGCTCAGCTGGTTTTGTGCCCTGACGTCTGCTCATAAGTCCCAGGTTCAATTCCCAGCACTCAGTGGTGTTGCAATACAGGATTTTTCACTGCCTTACTGCAGTTTAATATAAAGTAAAGGGTAGGTGATGAACAGCATGGTGACAGCATTGTATGTGAACTTGTATTATGTATGATTGTGTGCGTGTTAGTAGTGTGTGAATAAGGAGTGTGTGATGGAATAACAAGATGATGAACTATGTAAGTGATCGTTATAACCCACAGCAGTCTGTACACACTGGATTACTGACTGCCAagactgttccactcatccaacacTAATAATAAACTAATTCCTGTCTCTGGATATGTTATCTagcaggtattaattgggggttgtgtcccgtctcctataattccttcccctgctgtctctctccggcatatgaccacagatgttgcgccgactaaacgaaactttttttttcctgcagtTCCCATATTTTGTGCGAGCCTGCTTATGTGCACGCTCACACACGGGAACAAAGACTTATTCTTAATTAGGTCTTGCAAGACCCTACAAAGCTTATCATTTGAAAGTTCTTGAGCCAGAAATCTTGTGAAAAGTGTAAAAGAAATTATAAACTAAAAATAATGTATCTATAAGCAGAAGGTGGTTCTAGGATGCAGGTTCCATGGACTCTCACACAGTATGCTTTCTGTGTGATTGTTTTATGTACTGATGAATTGATAACCTGTACAGCATTGGGGAAACTCTGGCAAATCTTAATATGAGGActtggggccgctttcacagtcatttggTTTGGTttaatcgttaccaatggcgctgaTCGAcagtatagttttccacgtgaaactggccgatgaggtagtggcggctgcagaggaagggagaggtgttgagtgtgtcatttgttgggataagtttcttaatggtaacatatggcaacctttctaaggagcgtagatgaggagctctgagcgatttttagtttttagcctactctgacaggaggaaaaaaattgttTTCTCAGTGTAACTCTGGAAccaataggcgtatgaggattttgaggataccataagaatcctcactaaattccgcttcgaaacatatattcagctaaaaaatttggcccacaaaattttgagctagcgagtgcggaagagttggtacttaggatttgttgtctacaatactctatacggagacatGAAACGAgtctgtattgtttatatattacaatttcctctttttatttgcgCGTGTTCTAGTACatgtctttatgaagccattgataccaaatttattggggtacgatatatctgtgagggtaaaatacgaccgggaatgtagagtatcgcagcGGCaagaacagaaacttattggaaattTATGGTGCACGAGAAGGTTAAAGGACTTGCCTGAATTCTGAGGTCGTGTCGGATGTTGCGTATCTGGTAGACGGTGTTCAGCGCCTTCTTCATCAGCTGCACTTCCTTCTCCGTGTCAGTGACGCAGCGCTCGTACATCATCTTGAGCTTGTTCTGTGGAATGGAACAAAAGGAATGGTGAGAATATGAGTAGTTCCAAGTTAAAGCAATACAAGAGTTAGCCTTCATTTCTTGGAATATCACATAGTAACATATAATGAAAGCATATTCCAAAAACAAACTATATAAATACATTTTTGGAGTATGCTTTCATAGCCTTTGTCTAAGCAACTTCAACTCTTGTTCATACAGGGTTGCTATTTGGGGGAAaagctggaaagtttcgtttagtcggcgcaacatctgtggtcatatgccggagagagacagaaggggaaggaattataggagaagggaacaggccccaggagacgggacacaacccccgactaatacctggtacccattcactgctaggtggacaggggcataaggtatcagaaaagccgcccaaatttttccactccgcccgggaatcgaacctgggctctctcggttgtgagccgagtgtgctaaccactgcaccacgaagcccctgccATTTGGGGGATGTGGCTTAAAGCAGCACTGAGGTTAGAATCTCTTCCAGGGTTGGGACATTcttctgcctctctatctttgtcaACATTCTGAACATAAATACTATTTGTTTCAAGTTTGCTTTTATAAATGCATATTTTTCATCACTTTGTCCTGTATTGCCTGTTAGCCTCTATATGAATGTagcctatatatataaaaaaatggtttATATCTATGTATATAAATTATATTTTGAAGAAGTACTCATTTTTCAAGTGCAACTATAATGTATTTTGTAGCCTTCTTGATACTCTTAATGTATTGTTATGTTCCAtgcatttatataaaaataaagaactaAAAGAatctagttttttcttttttcttgtttgaaCAGCATTTGCAAACCAAATTAACACCTTCAATACGGTTGACGCAGACGTTGGCGTCACCGTCgccggatggaaagggttaatcctcttccatttcctcttaatcctcttctaaacctcttaagaggaaatggaagaggattaagaggtttagaagaggattaagaggttcagaagaagattaatcctcttccatttcctcttaatcctcttctaaacttcttaagaggaaatggaagaggattaagaggtttagaagaggattaagagatttagaagaagattaatcctcttccatttcctcttaaccctttctatactgtgatgccgacgtctgcgtcacgtatGGAAAGGGCTAACTACCCAACATCACACCAAATAAATATGTTACCATCTATTACAGCCTTTCCATCATTCTAAGTCTGTTTAAGGTAAGTCGTACTTCTGTAATATTTATTTAGACAGACCTCAAAAAGAGCAAACCAACATTCAACTTGAGGGCACCAGACAGAGGACAGAGTTATTGCAAGCCATACCGTCCAGGCTAGAGCCAGGCACCTGCCACCCTAGTTATGTAACATGCACAGAATTCAATGTCACTGAGGCATGAGAAATCAGTggccagagagagaggagacaaattGAAGGGGTAAAAGGCTGCTGTGACTAAGGAAAGAGCTTAGCATAATtgggggaaagaaaataaggacaaGAAAACTAGAAAATTATCTTGATACAAATCCTCGGACATTTTGGGGAATaaaagtgcgtcttataagcccTCAAATATGGTATATGAAGAAGACGTGTTCAAGACCAGTTGTTTCTGGCTGGTCTGTGTTTGCTTGTACTGTACAGGAAATGACCTTTTGTTTCATCTAAATTATTTTTAATTGCTTATTTTAACACAGGAGACCAGGAACTTCCGCTCAAAATTAATAGAAAACCTGTTTTATAGGGAGATTTTAATCAGTTTTAAAATTTTAGTGTCTATGTATCAAAAACTTAGAACTCATTTATCATTATGGTGCAAAActactttttcttatatattttaatCATGTTAAATACAAACTCAAaatcaaaagaaacaaaaattttAAAATTGCACTcagggtgtttttttgtgtttttagggGGCAGGTTTTTAATGCCAACCCTGCCCACAGCCTGGTGAGTCAGTGGGTGGAGTGAGGCACATCAGCAAGTCAGTGGCTGCCACACTCACCCTGTTGGAGGAGGTCAGCTTCTCCTCGTTGATGATCTTGTCGGAGAGGGCGTTGATGTTGTTCATGTGGGGCACGTTCTCATCACGCGCCTTCTGCAGCTCCCGCACAATGTCTGAGAGCACCTTCACTCTCTCCTGTGGACACGAGGAGATGGATGAtgtactgttgtgtgcagcattcAATGATGACACAAAAGTGGAAATCAGAATTTTTTTTACCGAAAAGCAGCAGCCCCAGTGATGGACAAGAAAAAGTTAGAAGCTCACTAGGTGCTGGTCCCAAAAGCAACAATAGAAAAAGATGCAGAGTCATTTCAGGTCAAGACGTGAAGGATAGGGTTGTCATATCTGGCTAATGGATGTCTTTGGCAATAGGTGTCGAGGCAGAATCAAAGGATAAAACAGGAATGTCTGTCAAATCAGCAATTACTTCATAAGACTGATTCGAGGACTATGGCCTACGAAGTCTGTGAACGCTATCTCCGGCTGTATGGGCACATAGCTACCTATAATAGTTACATGTTCAAGGTAAACATCGAGGGAAGCAATGACACACCAGCACTCCCCTTCCCTGAGAAGAGGTAAAGTCTCACCTGCAGTGCCTGCGCCTCGGAGCTCATCGCCATGGCCATCTCCGTGGAGGTGGAGAGCGGGTACGGGGTGACGCTGATGGGGGGGAGTGGCTCTGTCCTCAGGAGCTGCTCACGGCGGATGGACGGGGAGGAGTCTCGGCCGCGCATCTTGGGTGACTTGGGGCTGTCAACACTCCTCTTGGGACTCCCTGTGATGGACCAGGAAGCACTTATAGAGAGGGCCAGTAGAGaggattcttttttcttcttttttttttacagcaagggaggcagctcaagggtaaaaaaaaaattttttaaaaataaaataaaaaaaaaacactagatgCTCCTCCAACAAACGTAAACGTAAACTGCCGCtgcaatcgcaaaatagctcacagaggttcaacttgcttactgcttccatatttccctcaccgctcacaaagaccacaagcggacataaaagaacaaatccaggcaaattaacacttttaatgctgtgtattcccacagcacacatgcgtggtggacagcagagcgacttatttctgcgagatGTTTCTCGCGACACCGTCCAGCCGCCGAAAATGTCCCGTCCCGCACCGTGTATTTCCTCGCCCTACAACGAGTGCTGAATAACTTTACTAACCAAACATTACTtaccctaacctacctaactggggGCTTAGCCCCCCTACCCCCTAAAGCTTTATCAGTGCCAACATTCACAAACACTTGGCCATTTTCGATATACATTTACCACCTGGATTGCTGCATACGACTAGCTTGTGATATAAATACATCcttcatttgaatggaaaccacaagaaggaaaatatttcattAAGTGGCCTGAATAAGACTACAGTAAccgaaggatggggcagcagataaagggaggagggccaGGTGGCTAGCAGACGCTACTGTAGTTACCGAAAGCggttggttcaaaaactattctcggtcGGTCCCCGAGGATTTCTGACCGTTTgcccttgtccgttatatccgaaatccattaTTAACGGCTCCCTTacatcgagggtttactgtaatcCTAAATCCATAAATCTCATTGAAATAACATCTTGATTTTGCTTGAATTTCTTTAGTAGGCCTACCTGTCTCATGTTAAGCAGTCTACTGTATTACCAATGAAAACTGTGACACTCCAATACTGAGGTGAAGTTGACAAATGGCAATGACTGACAGGGGGTCCCACACACATACCCAGGTTTTTGTCCTTGCCCTTCCCCATACTCAGGCAGGGCGTGGGACAGTGCTCAAGATGCGCCGTGCGATGGTCGCTCCTGCCAGCAGCGTGTACGCccaggacaccaccaccactgcgacaAGTACCTGCAACACACAGACActgttaacccggcagcagcagggatcatgtttcttaacgttccctccaagcgagaaaaatgagaaaaaatcatcactcacacaaaccatttcataatatatattgaaacatttgtgatcagtttatgtatcatctattttggggggtttatatcatggcacaaatttggcccgtcgctgctacacggtaaagccacaaatttggcccgtcactgctacacggtaaagccacaaatttggcccgtcactgctacacggtaaagccacaaatttggcccgtcactgctacacggtaaagccacaaatttggcccgtcactgctacacggtaaagccacaaatttggcccatcgctgctacacggtaaagccacaaatttggcccatcgttgctacacggtaaagccacaaatctggcctgtcactgctaccaggttaaacctAATCAGCCATTGTTTACGGCTATAACACAACACCTCCTGAGCCACAGCAGGACATGGACAAGGTATCTAAATAGGAGTAAGGTTGGTATTTTATTGCCCATCTATACTTTTGACAGAAATATGCTTCACCTTTGTATCTTTTACAACATCAAAGGAGTAGATATCACCCTGTGTCTTTTCAGTTTTCTATTATTTAGATTTTAAATGTTATCCATTTAATATCTCGGCTTAATCAAACTGTGTTGAGGGTAATGATGTGAAGTATTTCCAGTCGCCGCGGccaccgccagaggaggctacgctttcgcgaatattatcccctattttcaacaataaatagtccttgaataaGTGCACCTAagatcaccaaatgtggggtacaaacttggtggagggactgtttttgtgccgGGAGAGACGGTAGTGGGGTAAAGAGTAGTCTATCCGgacattttgtttttatttattaatgatccacgagacatccaaGAGTTatatcaaagtatgtgcttatctttgtattcattcatacacacattggtaatatttctgtggtgtctgattcacttattagagtagTGAAAatcagtcacaaattcgtgtcactagtaaaaatgaaactgttaatgtaagttttgccaccatgaaatatacacaaatagataaatatgaaagctcacggtcacaataagtgacatcacctgctttgcgcagtaataatatgctatttatggtatctgatACCCTCAAAAAGGCGTGGGCGCTTCCTCTGGCCTTGTAGCTACAGCCCCAATGTttccagactgtcgtactcagctgataatatttcccgacttcctacccccaaactgtcttctgggctccaataaggaaactaatttatagttatcgttaaaagagttagattccgatgtttcttggcaatagttaggcgtcagaagccggtaaatactatgctctgagtacgacaatctggcaacggtggctacaCGTATTTTCATATGATTgctctgttgtttattcaatgttgtgttcaagaggagggtatcaggacacctctcctcccgaaactgacctatctttcggccacctctttggattctttttaggagcagcgagtagcgggctttttttattaatgtttgctttttttgtgcccttgaactgtctcctttgctgtaaaaaaaaaaaaaaaaagaatactcataattttagttagtttttggttataaggattctttacgaaatacaattataagacTACCTCCTAccagttaggaaacgtactgaatcctggatcagtgatgttaggtgcgcctattggattctgaaagcgtttccatgattgttgaacgtttgtagaagagatatatgaagagctagtggtgtttcataaggtaggcaatgaaatactggcacggtactaaaatgaatcttggtaattctttacaagtccgcctccccctccgccactccagccccccccctactgtaatgccaaaatttaattaagCATGGGAAAGACAGAAATTAGGGGGAGGACCTAAGGTTGGTATTGAATGAAGTGCTTAAGAAAATGATGTATACTGAAACATgtgtagaagtgaaaaagaagaaaagaggaacgaaagaaggacctaagaagcgatccAAAGcagcacaggtcaaaagaagaagaagaagaagctcccGCCCcttacaccaactatttccaaaggtcaaaaatgaggttaaacaagttctaatgaatgttcttttacgttcacggtacagaagaaaactcagactaccaccagggtcataaaagtagtacccctggaaatgcccttaactcccacgaaagactagtgaGTGACGTGTTCTTgggggcagaaatgtttaaaaatatggccctaggAAGCGATACAAAGGGTTAcaggtcataataataataagaagaagaagaagctcccGCCCcttacaccaactatttccaaaggtcaaaaaagttctaatgagtgttcttttacgttcacggtacagaagaaaactcaccagggtcataaaagtagtacccctggaaatgccctaaactcccacgaaagactagtgaGTGACGTGTTCTTGGGGGCAGAAATgcttaaaaatatggccctaggaagcgatacaaagcgttacaggtcataataataataataataataataataagctaaCAGGGGGCAGCGGCCACACTCACGAGGTTGATGACGAGGGTCGAGGTTCTGCAGGCGCCGAGGAAGGCCTTCATGTAGACGCCAGGAGGCCGCCTCAGCACACACCAAGACCACGCCACCGCTGAGGGAAGGCCGGGACCACTGCAGGCTGTCACGGGCGGGCGGGGGGCGGCACCAGGGACAAACTCTCTTCCTCTTGGGTGTCTTAAGGGGCTACTTGGCTGCGCGGCTTGGCGTGTTGACAGTCGGTGT
This DNA window, taken from Eriocheir sinensis breed Jianghai 21 chromosome 68, ASM2467909v1, whole genome shotgun sequence, encodes the following:
- the LOC126988253 gene encoding SAGA-associated factor 29-like isoform X2; protein product: MRGRDSSPSIRREQLLRTEPLPPISVTPYPLSTSTEMAMAMSSEAQALQERVKVLSDIVRELQKARDENVPHMNNINALSDKIINEEKLTSSNRNKLKMMYERCVTDTEKEVQLMKKALNTVYQIRNIRHDLRIQAKNSGNKETIRRGALMKMLLNCAQTLPLWIGNFGEKPPPLCGAIPPEQNYVAKVNDMVACLVRGSEGEDNWILAEVVSYNQTTNKYEVDDIDEEQKERHTLSRRRVYPLPLMRANPEVNPEALYPKGSIVMALYPQTTCFYKAVINRLPTLATEEYEVLFEDPTYADGYSPPLMVAQRYVIQIKDVSKKK
- the LOC126988253 gene encoding SAGA-associated factor 29-like isoform X1; its protein translation is MGKGKDKNLGSPKRSVDSPKSPKMRGRDSSPSIRREQLLRTEPLPPISVTPYPLSTSTEMAMAMSSEAQALQERVKVLSDIVRELQKARDENVPHMNNINALSDKIINEEKLTSSNRNKLKMMYERCVTDTEKEVQLMKKALNTVYQIRNIRHDLRIQAKNSGNKETIRRGALMKMLLNCAQTLPLWIGNFGEKPPPLCGAIPPEQNYVAKVNDMVACLVRGSEGEDNWILAEVVSYNQTTNKYEVDDIDEEQKERHTLSRRRVYPLPLMRANPEVNPEALYPKGSIVMALYPQTTCFYKAVINRLPTLATEEYEVLFEDPTYADGYSPPLMVAQRYVIQIKDVSKKK